The Punica granatum isolate Tunisia-2019 chromosome 4, ASM765513v2, whole genome shotgun sequence genome has a window encoding:
- the LOC116204238 gene encoding uncharacterized protein LOC116204238 — translation MEGPTGKGEESSKNVPATSSSSNGRRGKEVSVNAINPAHQTSQQYSVNLTTTPTTAPAYFPPPPQHQPQSIYYSAPPVPPPMASQPYDHHYAFTSAPPPQPRSLVSRAPPPAQQNPTPQDQSKRCEYHQGAPGHTLDNCWRLRDEIQKRIDSNRLTFNAVRPSNVHDNPLPDHRPSSGPSINMITICTSGRDEDAQDNPLPFVIDYTPEEPTVGFAGHMASPAPFVVDIPAREPYSDNKVPWTYEGGIGNVEQQFSVMGVTLSGRVYENPAIRDKGKAPATEVRAVPGSSPFPSKRVTEEEAEAFMKVIKASEYKVVEQMAKSPAHISLLTLLLSSEPHQEALLRVLTEAQVPKEMPPDRIEETVGCIFSNTISFSDDELPSEGWTHSRALHIVYKCNNYIIGRVMIDNGSALNVCPVTTLKQMNVDLNRVRPSKTAVRAFDGSRREVNGEIDLLIDVGPCSFSITFQVLYIPNALHPNPNPRHFDSNPFKEHLGEPQPVYFGEGLPEDSQVLEIEESLRRLEDHQITSVEPPEEEINMGTEEEPRTVKFGTAVDPAQRTWMIDFLKEYQEVFAWSYADMSGLDPSIVEHFLPLDTEKFPPKRQQLRRQRASLLLRIKEEVVKQINVGFLEVCN, via the exons ATGGAGGGCCCCACCGGTAAAGGAGAAGAGTCCTCGAAGAATGTCCCCGCGACGTCGTCGTCTTCCAACGGAAGGAGAGGGAAGGAAGTTTCGGTTAACGCCATCAATCCGGCACATCAGACGTCCCAGCAATATTCGGTGAATCTCACGACAACACCGACTACCGCTCCTGCCTACTTCCCTCCACCCCCACAGCACCAACCTCAATCGATTTACTACTCGGCCCCACCGGTCCCGCCGCCAATGGCCTCACAACCGTACGACCACCATTACGCATTCACGTCGGCTCCACCCCCTCAACCCAGGTCCCTGGTGTCGAGAGCTCCTCCACCGGCGCAGCAGAACCCGACTCCGCAG GATCAGTCTAAACGCTGCGAGTATCATCAAGGCGCACCAGGGCATACTCTCGATAATTGTTGGAGGTTGCGAGACGAGATCCAAAAGAGGATCGACAGCAACAGGCTCACCTTCAACGCCGTCAGGCCCTCGAATGTGCATGACAACCCCCTCCCGGATCATAGGCCGAGTTCGGGGCCctctatcaacatgatcaccatATGCACCTCAGGGAGGGACGAGGATGCACAAGACAACCCCCTTCCCTTCGTGATCGACTACACTCCCGAGGAACCCACGGTCGGATTCGCGGGACACATGGCCTCGCCGGCTCCATTCGTTGTAGACATCCCCGCTCGGGAACCGTATTCAGACaacaaggtcccctggacctatgaaggaGGCATCGGGAATGTCGAGCAGCAGTTTAGTGTCATGGGTGTGACACTGTCGGGACGAGTGTACGAGAACCCGGCAATCAgggacaaagggaaggcgcccGCCACTGAAGTTAGGGCAGTGCCCGGAAGCTCGCCTTTTCCATCCAAAAGGGTAACCGAAGAGGAAGCCGAAGCATTTATGAAGGTCATAAAGGCGAGCGAGTACAAAGTAgtcgagcaaatggccaagtcCCCGGCTCACATCTCACTGCTTACTCTCCTCCTCAGCTCAGAACCTCACCAGGAGGCCCTCCTGCGGGTATTGACCGAGGCACAGGTCCCGAAGGAAATGCCTCCTGATAGGATAGAGGAGACCGTCGGTTGCATCTTTTCCAATAccatctcgttctcggacgacgagctcccATCTGAAGGCTGGACGCATtcgcgggcattgcacattgtCTACAAATGTAACAACTACATcatcggccgggtcatgattgatAATGGTTCTGCgctcaacgtttgcccggtAACCAccttgaagcagatgaatgtaGACCTCAACCGCGTTCGCCCgagcaaaacagcggtccgagcctttgacggctcacGAAGAGAGGTAAATGGGgaaatcgacctcctcatagacgttGGCCCGTGCTCATTCAGCATCACGTTCCAGGTGCTCTACATCCCAAACGC gctccaccCGAATCCGAATCCCCGACActtcgattcgaacccattcAAAGAGCACCTCGGTGAGCCCCAAcccgtatactttggggaagggcttCCCGAGGACAGTCAAGTGctcgagatagaagagagtttgcgtcgcCTCGAGGACCACCAAATCACCTCGGTCGAGCCACCAgaagaagagatcaacatGGGCACCGAAGAAGAGCCCCGCACCGTGAAATTTGGGACAGCCGTCGACCCCGCACAACGAACCTggatgatcgacttcctaAAGGAataccaagaggtcttcgcctggtcCTATGCTGACATGTCCGGCTTAGACCCTTCAATAGTCGAGCACTTCCTTCCACTCGACACTGAGaaattcccgcccaagcgCCAACAGTTACGACGGCAGCGAGctagccttctcctccgcatcaaagaagaggtcgtcaaacagatcaacgTGGGGTTCCTCGAAGTCTGCAACTAA